One genomic window of Azospirillum thermophilum includes the following:
- the cas9 gene encoding type II CRISPR RNA-guided endonuclease Cas9 (Cas9, originally named Csn1, is the large, multifunctional signature protein of type II CRISPR/Cas systems. It is well known even to general audiences because its RNA-guided endonuclease activity has made it a popular tool for custom editing of eukaryotic genomes.), whose protein sequence is MQPYRLALDLGTNSLGWCVLDLDRSDPPRPKGIRRMGVRIFTDGRNPQDKNSLAVARRIARQMRRRRDRTLVRRARLMAALIRFGLMPGDRAARKALERLDPFALRARGLTERLEPQEIGRALFHINQRRGFKAMRGTGDAEEAGKIRSGIDRLDVQMAEAGTPTLGAFFAWLRANGRSVRARLVGRGAKAEYPFYPARPMLEAEFDALWAAQARHHPELLTEEARTTLRHRIFHQRPLKPPQVGKCSLIPEDERAPRALPSAQRFRLYTELANLRIIMPDRSEWPLTVEQRDTILRAARAKPTKKAIGFKDIRKVLKLGSDVEFSTNPPAGRNWRPTRPRPCWPTRSASACAGRG, encoded by the coding sequence ATGCAGCCCTACCGCCTTGCTCTTGACCTCGGCACCAATTCCCTCGGCTGGTGCGTGCTGGACTTGGACCGCAGCGATCCTCCCAGGCCGAAGGGCATCCGGCGGATGGGCGTGCGTATCTTCACCGACGGACGCAACCCGCAGGACAAGAATTCGCTGGCGGTGGCGCGGCGGATCGCGCGGCAGATGCGGCGGCGGCGCGACCGGACGCTGGTGCGCCGCGCGCGGCTGATGGCGGCGCTGATCCGCTTCGGCCTGATGCCGGGCGACCGGGCTGCGCGCAAGGCGCTGGAGCGGCTCGACCCGTTCGCGCTTCGCGCGCGGGGGCTGACCGAGCGGCTGGAGCCGCAGGAGATCGGCCGCGCGCTGTTCCACATCAACCAGCGCCGCGGCTTCAAGGCGATGCGCGGCACCGGCGACGCGGAGGAGGCGGGCAAGATCCGCTCCGGCATCGACCGGCTGGACGTGCAGATGGCGGAGGCCGGCACGCCGACGCTGGGCGCCTTCTTCGCATGGCTGCGCGCGAACGGGCGCAGCGTGCGCGCCCGGCTCGTCGGACGCGGCGCCAAGGCCGAATACCCCTTCTACCCGGCGCGCCCGATGCTGGAGGCCGAGTTCGACGCGCTGTGGGCGGCGCAGGCGCGCCATCACCCGGAACTGCTGACGGAGGAGGCGCGGACCACCCTGCGCCACCGCATCTTCCACCAGCGCCCGTTAAAGCCGCCGCAGGTCGGCAAATGCTCCCTGATCCCCGAGGATGAGCGCGCCCCGCGCGCTCTGCCCTCGGCGCAGCGTTTCCGCCTCTACACCGAACTCGCCAACCTCCGCATCATCATGCCGGACCGCAGCGAATGGCCGCTGACCGTCGAGCAGCGCGATACCATTCTGCGCGCCGCGCGTGCCAAGCCGACAAAGAAGGCCATTGGCTTCAAGGACATCCGCAAGGTGCTGAAGCTCGGCTCCGACGTCGAGTTCTCCACGAATCCACCCGCCGGCCGGAACTGGCGACCGACGAGACCTCGGCCGTGCTGGCCGACAAGAAGCGCTTCGGCCTGCGCTGGGCGCGGCTGA